The following are encoded in a window of Algiphilus aromaticivorans DG1253 genomic DNA:
- a CDS encoding lytic murein transglycosylase: MPSLRCLLATLLLAGCAAGPATSNAPPDREAAFSEWLEDFAAEARQAGVTAEVVDKAFGEARYLPDVIERDRHQPEFTRAIWDYLDSAVSKTRAETGRQMLAEHAEAIDAADKRYGVPGKVLVAIWGIESNFGRNFGDTATIDALATLAFEGRRQSFAERELLAALKILADGDIARQKMRGSWAGAMGHTQFLPTSFRAYAVDADGDTRRDIWGSIPDVMASTANYLAEAGWRSDEGWGVELRLPEDFDYRDADRGERRDSAQWQEAGLRTAAGGTLPAMENARVLLPAGAEGPAFLVGKNFDAILRYNNATSYALAVGLLADRIDGGDGIGDPWPREQEALSRDEIETMQRLLNARGFDVGKPDGLAGPRTRSGLREFQASIGAVPDAFPTQELLDTLQKTDRATESKP; the protein is encoded by the coding sequence CGCGAGGCCGCCTTCAGCGAGTGGCTGGAAGACTTCGCCGCCGAAGCCCGCCAGGCGGGTGTCACGGCCGAGGTCGTGGACAAGGCTTTCGGCGAAGCGCGTTATCTGCCTGATGTCATCGAGCGCGATCGTCATCAGCCCGAGTTCACGCGCGCGATCTGGGACTACCTCGATTCCGCCGTCTCCAAGACGCGGGCGGAAACCGGCCGCCAGATGCTGGCGGAGCACGCCGAGGCCATCGATGCCGCCGACAAGCGTTACGGCGTGCCCGGCAAAGTGCTGGTCGCCATCTGGGGCATCGAGAGCAACTTCGGCCGCAACTTCGGCGACACCGCGACTATCGACGCTCTGGCCACGCTGGCCTTCGAGGGCCGTCGCCAGAGCTTCGCGGAGCGCGAGCTGCTCGCAGCTCTGAAAATTCTGGCGGACGGCGATATCGCCCGTCAGAAGATGCGCGGCTCCTGGGCCGGCGCCATGGGTCACACCCAGTTCCTGCCCACCAGTTTCCGCGCCTATGCCGTGGATGCCGATGGCGACACGCGGCGCGACATCTGGGGCAGCATCCCGGACGTCATGGCCTCGACCGCGAACTATCTGGCGGAGGCCGGTTGGCGCAGCGACGAAGGATGGGGCGTAGAGCTGCGCCTGCCCGAAGACTTCGATTACCGCGATGCCGACCGCGGCGAACGCCGCGACAGCGCGCAGTGGCAGGAAGCCGGACTGCGCACAGCCGCGGGCGGCACGCTGCCGGCCATGGAGAACGCTCGGGTACTGCTGCCGGCCGGGGCCGAGGGCCCCGCCTTCCTGGTCGGAAAGAACTTCGATGCCATCCTGCGCTACAACAACGCCACCAGTTACGCCCTGGCCGTGGGCTTGCTCGCCGACCGCATCGACGGTGGCGACGGCATCGGAGATCCGTGGCCGCGCGAGCAGGAAGCACTGAGCCGCGACGAGATCGAGACCATGCAGCGCCTTCTCAATGCCCGCGGCTTCGACGTTGGCAAGCCGGACGGCCTCGCCGGGCCTCGAACGCGCAGCGGCCTGCGCGAGTTCCAGGCATCCATCGGTGCCGTGCCCGATGCCTTCCCCACGCAAGAGCTGCTGGACACCCTGCAGAAAACGGATCGAGCAACCGAGAGCAAGCCATGA
- a CDS encoding YIP1 family protein — protein MQNIMQRMLGAAKLDVATYEEVEKDSDATVQALGVVVLVAVATGLGSLGYVGFSGMLLGIVAAVLGWAVWAGLIWLIGTKLLAEPSTEADWGQVARTTGFAQTPGLLRIFGFIPVIGPFIVLASGIWQIVAVVIAVRSALDYTATWRAVVVVLIGWVVSMMIYMLLGVGSTATVG, from the coding sequence ATGCAGAACATCATGCAGCGCATGCTGGGAGCGGCGAAGCTGGATGTCGCTACCTATGAGGAAGTCGAAAAGGACAGCGACGCCACGGTCCAGGCGCTGGGCGTGGTTGTGCTGGTGGCAGTTGCCACCGGGCTCGGTTCGCTGGGCTACGTCGGCTTCTCCGGCATGCTGCTCGGCATCGTCGCCGCCGTTTTGGGCTGGGCCGTCTGGGCCGGCCTGATCTGGCTCATCGGCACCAAACTGCTGGCCGAGCCGAGCACAGAGGCGGACTGGGGTCAGGTCGCGCGCACCACCGGCTTCGCGCAGACGCCGGGCCTGCTGCGCATCTTCGGGTTCATCCCGGTGATCGGCCCCTTCATCGTGCTGGCCTCCGGCATCTGGCAGATCGTGGCCGTGGTTATCGCGGTGCGTTCGGCGCTGGACTACACGGCGACCTGGCGCGCCGTGGTGGTTGTCCTCATCGGCTGGGTGGTCAGCATGATGATCTACATGCTGCTCGGAGTCGGTAGCACGGCAACGGTCGGCTAG
- a CDS encoding parallel beta-helix domain-containing protein has translation MQTWRKFGVIVLGAALLAACGGSSESVGSGSGDGSPQPPAAEGREFLIEPGDRATFDAVEAFISARPGDTIRFDCGFFAIDQTLLLTHTEAVTISGCGPDETVLSFRNSSGVEGILINSARGITIKDLTVADPAGNGIELRSVDHGTLRNVRTFWSSGGGAQSETPLSAENYQGEDTPMNVACTDPPTQDPRAPENNLGGDTTSPDYTPSEKAGRYGIYPVKSQNILVEESESIGASDAGIYVGQTSTAIIRDSRAVYNVFGFEIENVRHGEYSGNLAECNTGGFLIYDLDNLTQYGERTIMRNNVARMNNTYNFAAGGFVANVPPGSGMITLAYDRIDVYDNVFEDNNTGGILHVSYELFPEGAGRPTDRKIDFYTEGLRVYRNSFKNNGNGLPRPTTNDLADGDVARLLPTLVGVKTALGCLTTPGECPVDGTLGVRGGHIVFDGLFDEYDPDCPYPVDANGDPVPEEENFPGKPRHTDSDPNPECHYNAYKFDTSQEDNPRKVPIFFPSCIDDSNTFSDDSLTYTNFHGLRGLEAALALLDENPLGTLLDPTTLQAILTGVPQLAADLDMSVHDCEARFGETLEPIEPVVIPPFEPSGDFDPAPSPEQVATLCEADVSAGEVNFDAAPVNCPRLDHYNLFADPEDPTSEPNGRGFPFVLNTKLFSDYAVKYRVAYMPPGTRATYKAPGADQPTGSIVFPVGTIIAKTFSFVADASEEHIETRLIIKRESSEGTLRWDGIPYVWESDGNGGRVATLQMSGREGIAVEWDYENVESGVRHSGSTDNYSVPTANQCLSCHANNDLEAGSPPIGPKVRNLNRAYRSESMVVTDQGRHPIAGNNQIAWMCDNDLMTGCPDDLGVDPISQVATNLEHVPRFNIPGDAGHPAGSDADIEARTRAWLEVNCQHCHNPRGFAANTGYYLDVFRQVDQSYGICKGPTAAGTEGSGGRTVDVKPGDADGSILAYRNGPEADTPAAQMPPIARSVVHSEAHALLRQWINDVVVADDERYPGSESCAD, from the coding sequence ATGCAGACGTGGCGGAAGTTCGGGGTGATCGTTTTGGGTGCGGCGTTGTTGGCCGCCTGCGGGGGCAGCAGCGAAAGTGTCGGCAGCGGGTCGGGCGACGGCTCGCCGCAGCCGCCTGCCGCCGAGGGCCGGGAATTCCTCATCGAGCCCGGTGACCGCGCCACCTTCGATGCGGTGGAGGCCTTCATCAGCGCCCGGCCCGGCGACACCATCCGCTTCGACTGCGGCTTCTTCGCCATTGATCAGACCCTGCTCCTGACCCACACCGAGGCGGTGACCATCAGCGGTTGCGGCCCGGACGAGACGGTGCTGTCCTTCCGCAACAGCAGCGGCGTCGAGGGCATCCTGATCAACAGCGCGCGCGGCATCACCATCAAGGATCTGACCGTCGCCGACCCAGCCGGCAACGGCATCGAGCTGCGCAGCGTCGATCACGGCACGCTGCGCAATGTCCGCACCTTCTGGTCTTCCGGTGGTGGCGCGCAGTCTGAGACCCCACTCAGCGCCGAGAATTACCAGGGCGAGGACACGCCGATGAACGTCGCCTGTACCGACCCGCCGACGCAGGATCCGCGTGCGCCCGAGAACAATCTGGGTGGCGATACGACCTCGCCGGACTACACGCCGAGCGAGAAGGCGGGCCGTTATGGCATCTACCCGGTGAAGTCGCAGAACATTCTCGTAGAGGAATCGGAGTCCATTGGCGCCTCCGATGCCGGCATCTACGTCGGTCAGACCTCGACCGCGATCATTCGCGACAGCCGCGCGGTCTACAACGTCTTCGGCTTTGAGATCGAGAACGTTCGTCACGGCGAGTACAGCGGCAACCTGGCCGAGTGCAACACCGGCGGCTTCCTGATCTACGATCTCGACAATCTCACGCAGTACGGCGAGCGCACGATCATGCGCAACAACGTCGCGCGCATGAACAACACCTACAATTTCGCCGCGGGTGGCTTCGTCGCCAACGTGCCTCCGGGCAGCGGCATGATCACGCTGGCCTACGACCGCATCGACGTCTACGACAACGTCTTCGAGGACAACAACACCGGCGGCATCCTCCACGTCAGCTACGAGCTCTTCCCGGAAGGCGCCGGCCGGCCGACCGACCGTAAGATCGACTTCTACACCGAGGGCTTGCGGGTCTACCGCAACAGCTTCAAGAACAACGGCAATGGCCTGCCGCGACCGACGACCAATGATCTCGCGGACGGGGATGTCGCACGCCTGCTACCGACGCTGGTGGGTGTGAAGACGGCTCTGGGCTGCCTGACGACGCCGGGCGAATGTCCGGTGGACGGCACGCTAGGCGTGCGCGGCGGGCATATCGTCTTTGACGGCCTGTTCGACGAGTACGATCCGGACTGTCCCTACCCGGTCGATGCCAACGGCGATCCGGTGCCCGAGGAAGAGAACTTCCCCGGCAAGCCGCGGCACACCGACTCCGACCCGAATCCGGAGTGCCACTACAACGCCTACAAGTTCGACACCAGCCAGGAAGACAATCCGCGCAAGGTGCCGATCTTCTTCCCCTCCTGCATCGACGACAGCAATACCTTCTCCGACGACAGCCTGACCTACACCAACTTCCACGGCCTGCGCGGCCTGGAAGCGGCGCTGGCGCTGCTCGACGAGAACCCGCTCGGTACGCTGCTCGACCCGACCACGCTGCAGGCCATTCTGACCGGCGTGCCGCAGCTGGCGGCCGATCTCGACATGAGTGTGCACGACTGCGAGGCGCGCTTCGGCGAAACGCTGGAGCCCATCGAGCCGGTGGTCATTCCGCCCTTCGAGCCCAGCGGTGATTTCGATCCGGCGCCGTCGCCGGAGCAGGTCGCCACCCTCTGCGAGGCCGACGTGTCCGCGGGCGAAGTGAATTTCGATGCCGCGCCGGTGAACTGCCCGCGTCTGGATCACTACAACCTCTTCGCGGATCCGGAAGACCCCACCAGCGAGCCCAATGGTCGCGGCTTCCCCTTCGTGCTGAACACCAAGCTGTTCTCGGACTACGCGGTGAAGTACCGCGTCGCCTACATGCCGCCGGGCACGCGTGCGACCTACAAGGCGCCAGGCGCCGATCAGCCGACGGGCAGCATCGTCTTCCCGGTGGGCACGATCATCGCCAAGACCTTCTCCTTCGTGGCCGACGCCAGCGAGGAGCACATCGAGACGCGGCTGATCATCAAGCGCGAATCGAGTGAGGGCACGCTGCGCTGGGACGGTATTCCCTACGTCTGGGAAAGCGACGGCAACGGCGGGCGCGTGGCCACCCTGCAGATGAGCGGGCGCGAGGGCATCGCGGTCGAATGGGACTACGAGAATGTCGAGAGCGGGGTGCGCCACAGCGGTAGCACCGACAACTACAGCGTCCCGACTGCCAACCAGTGCCTGAGCTGCCATGCCAACAACGACCTGGAGGCGGGTTCGCCGCCCATCGGTCCGAAGGTGCGCAATCTCAACCGCGCCTACCGCTCCGAGTCGATGGTGGTCACCGATCAGGGTCGTCATCCTATCGCCGGCAACAACCAGATCGCCTGGATGTGCGACAACGATCTCATGACTGGTTGTCCGGATGATCTGGGCGTCGATCCGATCTCGCAGGTCGCCACCAATCTGGAGCACGTGCCGCGCTTCAACATCCCGGGCGACGCCGGCCACCCGGCCGGCTCGGATGCCGACATCGAGGCGCGCACGCGCGCATGGCTGGAGGTCAACTGCCAGCATTGCCACAACCCGCGCGGCTTCGCAGCGAACACCGGCTACTACCTCGATGTCTTCCGGCAGGTCGACCAGAGCTACGGTATCTGCAAGGGGCCGACCGCTGCCGGCACCGAGGGCAGCGGCGGTCGCACGGTGGACGTCAAGCCCGGCGATGCCGATGGCTCCATCCTCGCCTACCGCAATGGCCCCGAGGCCGATACGCCGGCGGCGCAGATGCCGCCCATCGCGCGCAGCGTCGTCCACAGCGAAGCACACGCGCTGCTCCGGCAGTGGATCAACGATGTCGTCGTGGCGGACGACGAACGCTATCCGGGCTCGGAAAGCTGCGCCGATTGA
- a CDS encoding DUF3015 family protein, with protein MRIHCAEETMIKRAPHLLAAMLASGLAGCMTTDATTLPFDLASTSGDAASSASSSTEGDDETASLRTRHYVRTQLDWIEREAAGGEGEHIETLAVLLGEEDPGAFASWAQAHHGQLFSDLREPEELIARIDATR; from the coding sequence ATGCGCATCCACTGTGCCGAGGAAACGATGATCAAGCGTGCTCCCCACCTTCTCGCAGCCATGCTGGCATCCGGCCTCGCCGGATGCATGACCACCGACGCGACGACCCTGCCTTTCGACCTGGCCTCCACCTCCGGCGACGCAGCCAGCTCGGCCAGCAGCTCGACGGAAGGCGACGACGAAACCGCCAGCCTGCGCACGCGTCACTACGTACGCACGCAGCTTGACTGGATCGAGCGCGAGGCCGCCGGCGGCGAAGGCGAACACATCGAGACCCTCGCGGTGCTTCTCGGCGAGGAGGACCCGGGCGCTTTCGCGAGTTGGGCCCAAGCCCACCACGGGCAGCTCTTCAGCGACTTGCGCGAGCCCGAGGAACTGATCGCACGCATCGACGCGACGCGCTGA
- a CDS encoding DUF4382 domain-containing protein gives MPKISRFLLPLLAASAVAACGSGSDGPSANDGGGGTESTVNLAVTDAPVDSLAEVNIQFTGVVFNPAGNGEDEEGGFISYDFDEPRTFDVLALAGGDTEGLLIDEPIPAGDYEWIRLKVNAERGVMDSFVVEDDGGEESLFIPSGSQRGLQLNGPFSVNANQGVFYVVDFDLRKSINNPQGFPDYRMNPVLRIVEVEEAGSIGGSIDPALLIGTDCDADPATGEGAAVYVYEGNDATLGSLGSDSEPLTAARVTLDIETGDFVYTAAFLNAGEYTAAFTCQAGRDDPATQNDIRFDDQTNATVEAGVVTTVDFEAELVENEGDGSTPNAE, from the coding sequence ATGCCGAAGATTTCCAGATTCCTGCTTCCCCTGCTCGCCGCGTCCGCTGTCGCGGCCTGCGGCAGCGGTTCCGACGGCCCCAGCGCCAATGACGGAGGCGGCGGCACCGAGAGCACCGTCAACCTGGCCGTCACTGACGCGCCGGTCGATTCGCTCGCCGAAGTCAACATCCAGTTCACCGGAGTCGTTTTCAACCCCGCTGGTAACGGCGAGGACGAGGAAGGCGGCTTCATCAGCTACGACTTCGACGAGCCGCGCACCTTCGACGTGCTGGCCCTGGCCGGGGGCGACACCGAGGGCCTGCTGATCGACGAGCCGATTCCCGCCGGCGACTACGAGTGGATTCGGCTCAAGGTCAACGCCGAGCGCGGCGTCATGGACTCCTTCGTCGTCGAGGACGATGGCGGTGAAGAATCGCTATTCATCCCGAGCGGCTCGCAGCGCGGGCTGCAGTTGAATGGCCCCTTCAGCGTCAATGCCAATCAGGGCGTCTTCTACGTAGTCGACTTCGATCTGCGCAAGTCCATCAACAACCCGCAGGGCTTTCCGGACTACCGCATGAACCCGGTTCTGCGTATCGTGGAAGTCGAGGAAGCCGGCAGCATCGGCGGCAGCATTGATCCGGCGCTGCTGATCGGCACCGATTGCGACGCCGACCCCGCCACGGGCGAGGGCGCAGCGGTATACGTCTACGAGGGCAATGACGCCACGCTGGGCAGCCTCGGCTCGGACAGCGAGCCGCTGACGGCGGCACGCGTGACACTCGACATCGAGACGGGCGACTTCGTCTACACGGCCGCCTTCCTGAATGCGGGCGAGTACACCGCCGCCTTCACCTGCCAGGCGGGCCGCGACGATCCGGCCACGCAGAATGACATCCGCTTCGACGATCAGACCAATGCCACCGTTGAGGCCGGCGTCGTCACGACGGTCGACTTCGAGGCCGAACTCGTGGAGAACGAAGGGGACGGCAGCACGCCGAACGCAGAATAG